A single region of the Vibrio chagasii genome encodes:
- the betI gene encoding transcriptional regulator BetI: MPKVGMPDIRKPQLVQATMTVIDRVGLHAASIALISKEAGVSTGIINHYFGGKHGLLEETMREILRQLSNTITTSLKALPVDAHQQRINAIIDGNFEGYQAENKVAKAWLAFWSYSMHDEQLKRLQRVNEIRLLSHLRLELKGILDHEQADLVAHGIASLIDGLWLRGTLNPDGIDAKKAKAIINDYLDKQLTFYSCHTK; encoded by the coding sequence ATGCCGAAGGTTGGGATGCCTGACATACGTAAACCACAGCTTGTTCAAGCGACCATGACGGTGATTGATCGAGTCGGTTTGCATGCCGCAAGTATTGCGTTGATCAGCAAAGAAGCGGGAGTCTCTACCGGTATTATCAATCACTATTTTGGCGGCAAACATGGCCTGCTTGAAGAAACCATGCGCGAAATTCTTCGCCAACTCTCCAATACCATCACCACCTCATTAAAAGCCCTCCCTGTTGATGCTCACCAACAGAGGATCAATGCGATCATCGATGGCAACTTCGAAGGCTATCAAGCCGAGAATAAGGTCGCGAAGGCGTGGTTGGCGTTTTGGTCTTACTCCATGCATGACGAACAGTTAAAACGATTACAGCGCGTGAATGAAATACGTTTACTCTCGCATTTACGCCTTGAATTGAAAGGTATTTTGGATCATGAACAAGCGGATCTCGTTGCTCACGGGATTGCTTCTCTGATTGATGGTTTATGGCTGAGAGGCACGTTAAACCCTGATGGTATCGATGCTAAGAAAGCCAAAGCCATCATCAATGATTACCTTGATAAACAACTAACGTTCTACTCGTGTCATACCAAGTAG
- the betB gene encoding betaine-aldehyde dehydrogenase → MEMNSLYIDGAAVKATSGETFDSINPANGEPIAKLGQASAADIDSAIESAKRGFAVWSAMTAVERSRILLKAVEILRARNDDLAKLEVVDTGKPLQEAIEVDVASGADVIEYFAGLAPTMQGDQQPLSESQFFYTRREPLGICAGIGAWNYPIQIAMWKSAPALAAGNAMIFKPSEETPLTALKLAEIFTEAGLPDGVFNVVQGDYRVGQMLTAHPDIAKVSFTGETGTGKAVMADSAKTLKSVTMELGGKSPMIVFDDAKLDDAVSASMVANFYTQGEVCTNGTRVYVHENIYDAFIEQLKTRTEKLIIGNPMEMETQIGALISKEHLSKVLGAIELAKQSGATLLTGGYQVTDNGLENGNFVIPTVFVDCDDSMPHVQQEIFGPVMSVMKFTDEDDVIRRANDTKYGLAAGVFTQNLSRAHRVIHQMQAGICWVNTWGDSPAEMPVGGYKLSGIGRENGPETLLHYTQTKSILVELGDYASPYA, encoded by the coding sequence ATGGAAATGAACTCGTTATACATTGACGGCGCAGCAGTGAAAGCTACGTCTGGTGAAACCTTTGATAGCATCAACCCTGCAAACGGCGAACCTATTGCCAAGCTGGGGCAAGCCTCTGCAGCGGATATAGATAGCGCTATCGAATCAGCAAAACGTGGCTTCGCAGTGTGGTCTGCAATGACAGCAGTCGAGCGTAGTCGTATTCTTTTGAAGGCGGTAGAAATACTTAGAGCTCGAAATGATGACCTTGCAAAACTTGAGGTTGTTGATACGGGTAAGCCACTACAAGAAGCGATTGAAGTGGACGTAGCCTCTGGCGCGGATGTTATTGAATACTTTGCTGGCCTGGCGCCGACGATGCAAGGTGACCAACAACCGCTTAGCGAATCTCAGTTTTTCTATACACGTCGTGAACCGTTAGGCATTTGTGCGGGCATTGGTGCGTGGAACTATCCAATCCAAATTGCGATGTGGAAATCAGCTCCGGCGCTGGCGGCGGGCAACGCGATGATTTTCAAACCGTCTGAAGAAACCCCTCTCACAGCTCTAAAGCTTGCAGAAATTTTTACCGAAGCTGGCCTTCCTGATGGTGTGTTCAACGTGGTTCAAGGTGACTATCGTGTTGGCCAAATGCTTACGGCTCATCCTGACATCGCTAAAGTGTCTTTCACGGGTGAAACCGGTACGGGTAAAGCAGTGATGGCTGACAGCGCTAAAACGCTGAAATCAGTGACGATGGAGCTTGGTGGAAAATCACCAATGATCGTGTTTGATGACGCAAAACTGGACGACGCGGTTTCGGCTTCTATGGTGGCAAACTTCTATACTCAAGGCGAAGTATGCACCAATGGTACTCGTGTTTATGTGCACGAAAATATTTATGACGCATTCATCGAACAACTCAAAACGCGCACAGAGAAATTGATCATTGGTAATCCAATGGAGATGGAGACTCAGATCGGTGCATTAATTTCTAAAGAGCATCTTTCGAAAGTCCTTGGTGCGATTGAGCTGGCTAAACAGTCTGGCGCAACTTTGTTGACGGGTGGCTACCAAGTAACGGATAACGGCCTCGAAAACGGCAATTTTGTTATTCCAACCGTGTTTGTCGACTGTGATGACTCTATGCCACATGTCCAGCAAGAGATCTTTGGCCCTGTGATGTCGGTGATGAAGTTTACCGACGAAGACGATGTGATTCGCCGTGCTAACGACACCAAATATGGTCTGGCTGCAGGTGTATTCACACAGAACCTTTCTCGCGCACACCGTGTGATTCACCAAATGCAGGCGGGTATTTGTTGGGTAAATACGTGGGGGGATTCACCGGCAGAAATGCCTGTTGGGGGCTACAAACTTTCGGGTATTGGTCGTGAAAACGGACCAGAGACTCTACTTCATTATACGCAGACTAAGAGTATTCTTGTCGAACTTGGCGATTACGCCAGCCCTTATGCCTAA
- the betA gene encoding choline dehydrogenase: MEQRYDYIIVGAGSAGCVLADRLTESGEHSVLLLEAGGTDKSIFIQMPTALSYPMNTEKYAWQFETEQEPGLDGRELHCPRGKVLGGSSSINGMVYVRGHACDFDQWEEEGAAGWNYQACLPYFRRAESWNKGGDEYRGDNGPVGTCNGNDMALNPLYQAFIDAGKDAGYPETQDYNGYQQEGFGTMHMTVDKGVRASTSNAYLRRALKRPNLTLKKGIVARKFLIEAQSDQIKKAVGVEFEKSGHVQTAMANKEVISSAGSIGSVQLLQLSGIGPKAVLEKAGVEVKHELNGVGENLQDHLEVYFQYHCNAPITLNSKLGLVSKGMIGAEWILTRKGLGATNHFESCAFIRSRKGLKWPNIQYHFLPAAMRYDGQAAFDGHGFQVHVGPNKPESRGTVAITSADPHAKPEIIFNYISTEQDRQDWRDCIRLTREILSQPAMDIYRGEEIQPGSDVTSDEAIDEWVKQNVESAYHPSCGCKMGSDNDPMAVLDEECRVRGVDNLRVVDSSVFPTIPNGNLNAPTIMVAERASDLILGKPMLKEQDVPVWIAPEWQEKQRINKPVREA; this comes from the coding sequence ATGGAACAACGCTACGATTATATTATCGTCGGCGCGGGTTCGGCCGGCTGTGTGTTAGCGGATAGGCTAACGGAAAGCGGTGAACATAGCGTTTTATTACTGGAAGCTGGTGGCACGGATAAGAGCATTTTTATCCAGATGCCAACCGCGCTTTCTTACCCAATGAATACTGAAAAGTACGCTTGGCAATTTGAAACCGAGCAGGAACCGGGCCTTGATGGACGTGAGCTGCACTGCCCACGTGGCAAGGTGTTAGGTGGTAGCTCGTCAATCAATGGCATGGTTTACGTGCGTGGCCACGCATGCGACTTCGACCAGTGGGAAGAAGAGGGCGCTGCCGGCTGGAATTACCAAGCGTGTTTGCCTTATTTCCGCCGTGCTGAATCGTGGAATAAAGGCGGTGACGAATACCGTGGTGACAATGGTCCTGTCGGCACATGTAACGGTAACGATATGGCGCTTAACCCACTTTACCAAGCCTTCATCGACGCGGGAAAAGACGCCGGTTACCCAGAAACACAAGACTACAACGGCTACCAGCAAGAAGGCTTTGGCACCATGCATATGACGGTAGATAAGGGTGTTAGAGCCTCAACCTCTAACGCTTATCTGCGTCGCGCATTGAAGCGCCCCAACCTTACGTTGAAAAAAGGCATCGTGGCACGCAAGTTTCTGATCGAGGCTCAATCGGATCAAATCAAGAAAGCAGTCGGTGTTGAGTTCGAAAAGTCTGGTCACGTTCAAACCGCGATGGCGAACAAAGAAGTGATCTCTTCTGCGGGCTCTATCGGTTCTGTTCAACTACTGCAACTGTCAGGTATAGGCCCGAAAGCGGTACTTGAAAAGGCAGGCGTGGAAGTTAAACACGAGTTGAATGGTGTGGGTGAAAACCTTCAAGACCACCTAGAAGTGTACTTTCAATACCACTGTAATGCACCTATCACGCTTAACAGTAAGCTTGGTTTAGTGAGTAAAGGAATGATAGGTGCAGAGTGGATTCTTACTCGCAAAGGCTTAGGTGCAACCAATCACTTTGAATCGTGCGCCTTCATTCGATCTCGTAAAGGATTGAAGTGGCCAAATATTCAATACCACTTCCTACCAGCGGCAATGCGTTACGACGGCCAAGCCGCTTTTGATGGTCATGGCTTCCAAGTACACGTTGGACCTAACAAGCCAGAAAGCCGCGGCACGGTAGCTATCACTTCGGCCGATCCGCATGCTAAGCCAGAGATCATTTTCAACTACATCTCGACCGAGCAAGACCGTCAAGATTGGCGTGATTGTATTCGCCTAACGCGCGAAATTTTGTCGCAACCTGCGATGGATATTTACCGTGGCGAAGAGATTCAGCCGGGCTCGGATGTGACCTCCGATGAAGCGATTGACGAGTGGGTTAAGCAGAATGTTGAAAGTGCTTATCACCCTTCCTGTGGCTGCAAAATGGGTTCAGATAACGACCCAATGGCGGTGCTTGATGAAGAGTGTCGTGTTCGCGGCGTTGATAATCTGCGTGTCGTTGACTCGTCTGTTTTCCCAACCATTCCAAACGGAAACTTAAACGCGCCAACCATCATGGTTGCTGAGCGCGCTTCCGATTTGATTTTGGGGAAACCAATGCTCAAAGAACAAGACGTGCCAGTGTGGATTGCGCCGGAATGGCAAGAAAAGCAAAGAATCAACAAACCAGTCAGGGAAGCGTAA
- a CDS encoding choline ABC transporter substrate-binding protein — protein MTTLNMHNVTTKTLATFAISSFAFAANASVEPQQCENVRFADVGWTDITATTAVTTELLKGLGYTTKTDLLSVPVTYSSMANGDIDVFLGNWMPTMEGDIAKYREAGTVETVRANLEGAKYTLAVPKYVYDAGVKSFADLAKHADKFKDRIYGIEPGNDGNRLIQSMIDSDAFGLKDFSLVESSEAGMVSQVSRAARRSQWIVYLGWAPHPMNSNVEMEYLSGGDDFFGPNYGGANVYTNVRSNYLSECSNVGQLLQNLEFTLEMENQLMEAILNQNVKPEKAAQQWLNSNPQEVEAWLDNVKTHKGESATQAVTEYLKQVKA, from the coding sequence ATGACGACTCTAAACATGCACAACGTGACCACAAAAACGTTAGCCACATTTGCGATTAGCTCATTTGCATTTGCAGCTAACGCTTCCGTTGAACCACAACAATGTGAAAACGTCCGTTTTGCCGATGTCGGTTGGACTGACATTACTGCCACCACAGCTGTCACTACTGAGCTTTTAAAAGGCCTAGGTTACACCACCAAAACCGACCTACTTTCAGTACCTGTAACTTACTCTTCAATGGCTAATGGTGACATCGATGTGTTCCTAGGAAACTGGATGCCGACTATGGAAGGTGACATTGCTAAATACCGCGAAGCGGGCACTGTGGAAACGGTTCGTGCCAACCTTGAAGGTGCGAAATACACACTAGCGGTACCTAAATACGTGTACGACGCGGGGGTTAAAAGCTTCGCAGATCTTGCAAAGCACGCTGACAAGTTCAAAGACCGTATCTACGGCATTGAACCTGGTAATGATGGTAACCGTCTAATCCAATCGATGATCGACTCAGACGCATTCGGTCTAAAAGATTTTAGCCTAGTTGAGTCAAGCGAAGCGGGTATGGTATCGCAAGTATCACGCGCAGCACGCCGTAGCCAATGGATTGTTTACCTTGGTTGGGCACCGCACCCGATGAACAGTAACGTTGAGATGGAATACCTTTCTGGCGGTGATGACTTCTTTGGTCCGAATTACGGGGGCGCGAATGTTTACACCAATGTTCGTTCAAACTACCTATCTGAATGCTCAAACGTCGGTCAGCTTCTGCAAAACCTAGAGTTCACATTAGAGATGGAAAACCAGTTGATGGAAGCGATTTTGAACCAAAATGTGAAGCCAGAGAAAGCGGCTCAGCAATGGTTAAACAGCAATCCACAGGAAGTGGAAGCTTGGTTAGACAACGTAAAAACTCATAAAGGTGAGTCAGCAACTCAAGCGGTTACTGAATACCTAAAGCAAGTAAAAGCATAG
- the choW gene encoding choline ABC transporter permease subunit, with product MNFITENKIPVGQWMEAGVDWLTINAAGFFDAISIFLETVILFLVDVFKWMPPALPIVITAAIAWYLHRKLSLVIFVVAALLTILNLGYWQEMLETFVLVFAATTISVLIGVPVGIMAAHRPWLYTLLRPILDLMQTVPTFVYLIPTLVLFGLGIVPGLISTIIFAIAAPIRLTYLGVTKVPEELIEAGKAFGASRMKLLLKVELPAALPSIMAGVTQCIMLSLSMVVIAALVGADGLGKPVVRALNTVNISQGFEAGLAIVLVAIILDRLCKTPNQKEA from the coding sequence GTGAATTTTATTACGGAAAACAAAATCCCTGTCGGACAATGGATGGAAGCTGGTGTTGACTGGTTAACTATCAACGCAGCGGGCTTTTTTGATGCTATTTCTATCTTTTTAGAAACCGTTATTCTGTTTTTAGTCGATGTATTTAAATGGATGCCGCCTGCGCTCCCTATCGTGATTACTGCTGCGATCGCTTGGTATTTACACCGTAAATTGTCGTTGGTGATTTTCGTTGTCGCGGCGCTTCTGACCATTCTCAACCTTGGCTATTGGCAAGAAATGCTGGAAACCTTTGTTCTCGTCTTTGCGGCGACAACGATTTCCGTATTAATTGGCGTACCGGTTGGCATCATGGCAGCGCACCGCCCTTGGTTATATACCTTACTACGCCCCATTCTTGATTTAATGCAGACGGTACCAACGTTTGTCTACCTTATCCCAACTTTGGTTCTATTCGGTTTAGGCATCGTTCCTGGCTTAATCTCAACCATAATTTTTGCTATTGCAGCGCCAATACGTCTGACCTACTTGGGTGTGACTAAGGTGCCAGAAGAGCTGATTGAAGCGGGTAAAGCGTTTGGCGCTAGCCGTATGAAGTTACTCCTCAAAGTGGAATTGCCGGCAGCATTACCAAGCATCATGGCAGGTGTCACTCAGTGCATCATGTTATCGCTTTCTATGGTCGTGATTGCGGCGCTTGTTGGTGCTGACGGGCTTGGTAAACCAGTGGTTCGAGCCTTGAACACAGTGAACATCTCACAAGGTTTTGAAGCGGGACTTGCGATTGTACTCGTTGCTATCATTCTGGATCGCTTGTGCAAAACACCTAACCAGAAGGAGGCTTAA
- the choV gene encoding choline ABC transporter ATP-binding protein: MPISQEQKTVDAITIKNLDVVFGDKSKQALELLDQGKTRQEIIDETGQVVGVDNVSLTVKEGEICVLMGLSGSGKSSLLRAVNGLNEISRGSLAIKDGDKQVDLGEQCDEATLRHLRTHRVSMVFQKFALMPWLTVLDNVAFGLEMQGVAKDVRRAKAREQLEMVGLAEWETKFPHELSGGMQQRVGLARAFAMDTDILLMDEPFSALDPLIRAQLQDELITLQNKLNKTILFVSHDLDEALKIGNNIAIMESGKLIQHGKPEEIVLTPKTEYVKDFVAHTNPLNVLKGRSLMLPLDSLKQEDESWQICDSKDLWVEQSEGELSVKGESDLALVEWNESDDLTEISGSSVVVVSPEIGMRDAIKLKQISNHPILLVEDNQLVGILDNSEFYNALTGNFQLNNAA; encoded by the coding sequence ATGCCTATTTCTCAGGAACAAAAGACAGTGGACGCAATTACGATTAAAAACCTCGATGTCGTTTTTGGTGATAAATCGAAGCAAGCGCTTGAGTTGCTCGACCAAGGCAAAACTCGTCAAGAGATCATTGATGAGACAGGCCAAGTCGTGGGCGTAGACAATGTATCTCTCACGGTTAAAGAGGGCGAAATCTGCGTGCTGATGGGCTTATCGGGCTCAGGGAAATCTTCGTTACTTCGAGCTGTAAACGGCTTGAATGAGATCAGCCGCGGCTCGCTGGCGATTAAAGATGGCGATAAGCAGGTCGATTTAGGTGAACAGTGCGATGAAGCGACACTTCGTCACCTGCGTACCCACCGAGTTTCGATGGTGTTCCAAAAGTTTGCATTGATGCCTTGGTTAACCGTGTTGGATAACGTGGCGTTTGGCCTTGAAATGCAAGGTGTCGCCAAAGATGTTCGTCGTGCTAAGGCGCGTGAACAGCTTGAAATGGTTGGCTTAGCGGAATGGGAAACGAAATTCCCGCATGAGCTTTCTGGTGGTATGCAGCAACGTGTCGGTTTGGCACGAGCGTTTGCCATGGACACTGACATTCTATTGATGGACGAACCGTTCTCAGCGCTTGACCCATTGATTCGTGCACAGCTTCAAGATGAGTTGATCACACTGCAGAACAAGCTAAACAAAACGATTCTGTTCGTCAGCCATGACTTAGACGAAGCGCTGAAGATTGGTAACAACATCGCGATCATGGAATCAGGCAAACTGATTCAACACGGTAAACCTGAAGAGATCGTACTCACACCAAAAACCGAGTACGTGAAGGACTTCGTTGCTCATACTAACCCATTGAATGTACTAAAAGGTCGTTCACTGATGCTACCTTTGGATTCTTTAAAACAAGAAGATGAAAGCTGGCAGATCTGCGATTCAAAAGACCTATGGGTTGAGCAGAGCGAAGGGGAGCTATCTGTAAAAGGTGAATCGGATTTGGCACTTGTCGAGTGGAATGAGTCTGATGATTTAACCGAGATCAGCGGGTCGAGTGTGGTTGTGGTAAGCCCTGAGATTGGCATGCGCGATGCAATTAAGCTCAAGCAGATCAGTAACCATCCGATCTTGTTGGTTGAAGATAATCAATTGGTCGGAATCTTGGATAACAGTGAGTTTTACAACGCATTGACGGGGAATTTCCAACTCAATAATGCTGCTTAG
- a CDS encoding MarR family winged helix-turn-helix transcriptional regulator, with protein sequence MDKHDEILVAIRQIIRAIDLHSKKLSKEYGLTGPQLILMRAIQEMGNVTIKELSNHTNVSQATTTTIIDRLEVNGYVQRIRSVADRRKVHANLTEKGQELLNNAPPPLQDSFVNKFQNLEPWEQSLLLSSMQRVSSMMNAEDIDAAPVLQLEGIANIAKS encoded by the coding sequence TTGGACAAACATGACGAAATCCTGGTCGCTATTCGCCAAATTATTCGCGCTATCGATTTACATTCGAAGAAGCTGAGTAAAGAGTATGGTTTGACTGGCCCTCAATTAATCTTAATGAGAGCAATCCAAGAAATGGGCAACGTGACGATCAAAGAATTGTCTAACCACACCAATGTAAGCCAAGCGACCACCACTACGATCATTGATCGTCTAGAGGTGAATGGCTATGTACAACGTATCCGTAGTGTTGCTGACCGTCGTAAAGTACATGCAAACTTGACCGAAAAAGGTCAAGAGCTGCTAAACAATGCGCCACCACCATTGCAAGATAGCTTCGTTAACAAATTTCAAAACCTTGAGCCGTGGGAGCAAAGCCTGCTGCTTTCTTCGATGCAACGTGTGTCATCTATGATGAACGCGGAAGACATTGATGCCGCTCCAGTTCTTCAGCTTGAAGGTATCGCTAATATCGCGAAAAGCTAG
- a CDS encoding Qnr family pentapeptide repeat protein, translating into MDTNNSTYHHHNFAQQDLSDMTFTACTFIRCDFRRCNLRDTTFINCKFIEQGYIEGCHFGIADLRDASFQNCHLAMANFSNANCYGIELRECDLKGANFTRTNFANQVSNRMYFCSAYITGCNLSYANFEQACLEKCELFENRWIGTYLAGASLKESDLSRGVFSEDVWGQFSMQGANLCHAELEGLDPRKVDTSGIKIVAWQQEQLLETMGIVVMPD; encoded by the coding sequence ATGGACACTAATAACAGTACTTACCATCACCACAATTTCGCTCAACAAGATCTGTCTGATATGACTTTCACAGCATGTACCTTCATTCGCTGTGACTTTAGGCGTTGTAACCTACGTGACACGACCTTTATCAATTGTAAGTTCATTGAGCAAGGTTATATCGAAGGGTGCCACTTTGGTATCGCAGATTTGCGTGATGCAAGTTTTCAGAACTGCCATCTCGCCATGGCGAATTTTAGTAACGCCAATTGCTATGGGATTGAGCTACGTGAATGTGACTTGAAAGGGGCTAACTTTACGAGAACAAACTTTGCCAACCAGGTGAGTAATCGTATGTACTTTTGCTCAGCGTATATCACAGGCTGTAACTTGTCGTATGCTAACTTTGAACAGGCTTGTTTAGAAAAATGTGAACTGTTTGAGAACCGTTGGATAGGAACTTACCTTGCAGGAGCTTCATTAAAGGAGTCGGATCTGAGCCGAGGCGTATTCTCTGAAGATGTATGGGGACAGTTCAGTATGCAGGGAGCAAACTTGTGCCACGCTGAATTGGAGGGGTTAGATCCTCGTAAGGTCGACACATCGGGCATTAAAATTGTCGCTTGGCAACAAGAGCAACTGCTTGAAACTATGGGTATTGTGGTGATGCCTGATTAA
- a CDS encoding linear amide C-N hydrolase — MKKQLLTLTLVATTVGAISGTAQACTRALYHSDTLDTTMVTRSMDWEGYDQGVVRGVPRGTVLDTRAPTVYGVDLNKSGGAHQVYKSKHAMIEIASFDAEFVTEAINEHGVLGQIHYLNTDWQDEKARVKGNQDIDGQRFVQYVIANAKSLDEVESIINNTNIRDQKLGGVPGLYDANTTVNHFLAHFIFADNSGETVLVEMVNGEKKLYRGTGSLDVISNNPTFDTMTEMDRELLSEKRFPTASINSIDRRYRAQYALKEVKAYEERFGIRGNKQLSNIIEGVAHEMRSGYTKWDVAYDANFPTLWVSQVDLKNKTLKLDRWDTDQVETYDFSMFDVNGKQVVELGRNTNKRESQPCTNINKNQPFCAI; from the coding sequence ATGAAAAAACAATTATTAACACTCACCCTAGTTGCCACAACGGTTGGAGCCATTTCTGGTACAGCACAAGCTTGTACACGAGCTTTGTACCACTCGGATACTTTAGATACGACGATGGTCACACGTTCAATGGACTGGGAAGGTTACGATCAAGGTGTTGTGCGCGGTGTACCGAGAGGAACTGTCCTTGATACACGAGCACCCACGGTATACGGTGTCGACCTCAACAAATCAGGGGGAGCCCATCAAGTTTACAAGTCAAAACATGCCATGATTGAGATTGCAAGCTTCGACGCAGAGTTTGTCACAGAAGCAATCAACGAGCATGGTGTTCTTGGTCAAATTCATTATCTCAATACAGACTGGCAAGATGAAAAAGCGCGAGTAAAAGGTAATCAAGACATCGATGGTCAGCGATTCGTGCAATACGTTATTGCGAATGCAAAAAGCCTTGATGAAGTAGAATCTATTATCAATAACACAAACATCCGTGACCAAAAACTTGGTGGCGTACCTGGTCTGTATGATGCGAATACAACTGTAAACCACTTCTTGGCTCACTTCATTTTTGCTGATAACTCTGGTGAGACTGTCCTTGTTGAAATGGTAAATGGTGAAAAGAAACTCTACCGAGGAACAGGTTCTTTAGATGTCATTTCAAACAACCCAACGTTTGATACTATGACAGAAATGGACAGAGAATTATTAAGTGAAAAGCGCTTCCCAACGGCTTCAATCAACTCTATAGATCGTCGTTATCGTGCTCAATATGCTCTTAAGGAAGTAAAAGCGTATGAAGAGCGTTTTGGTATCCGCGGCAACAAACAATTAAGTAATATTATTGAAGGTGTTGCTCATGAGATGCGTAGCGGGTATACAAAATGGGACGTCGCCTATGACGCGAACTTTCCAACTTTATGGGTTTCGCAAGTAGACTTAAAGAATAAAACACTCAAGCTAGACCGATGGGACACAGATCAAGTTGAGACATACGATTTCTCGATGTTTGATGTCAATGGTAAACAAGTGGTTGAATTGGGGCGTAACACGAACAAACGAGAATCTCAGCCTTGTACAAACATTAATAAAAACCAACCATTCTGTGCCATATAA
- a CDS encoding winged helix-turn-helix transcriptional regulator, with protein sequence MALFDLLGRRWAMGVLWQLCSGGPCTFRELQDRCESISPAVLNSRIKDLRQAKLLERGEGGYQPTDLGKQIISSLHPLKDLAEQWVETL encoded by the coding sequence ATGGCATTATTTGACTTGCTGGGGAGACGTTGGGCTATGGGAGTTCTTTGGCAGCTATGTTCAGGTGGTCCCTGTACATTCCGTGAATTGCAGGATCGCTGTGAATCAATTTCTCCTGCCGTTTTAAATTCAAGAATTAAAGACTTAAGACAGGCAAAGTTACTTGAACGCGGAGAGGGGGGGTATCAACCTACGGATTTAGGAAAGCAAATCATCTCATCCCTTCATCCTTTAAAAGATTTAGCTGAACAATGGGTTGAAACACTCTAA
- a CDS encoding YciI family protein → MFIVSLNYIGKLSEVDKYLEDHIDYLNKYYELGIFIASGRKVPRTGGVILAQAKDRTALEGILNHDPFIIYNLADYELTEFIPSKMVPELASLIN, encoded by the coding sequence ATGTTTATTGTATCTTTAAATTATATTGGTAAATTATCAGAAGTTGATAAGTATCTTGAGGATCATATTGATTATCTGAATAAATACTACGAGCTGGGTATTTTTATTGCTTCCGGCAGGAAAGTGCCTCGTACTGGTGGGGTTATCCTTGCACAGGCGAAGGACCGCACTGCACTAGAAGGTATATTAAATCATGACCCTTTTATCATTTACAACCTTGCCGATTACGAGTTAACAGAGTTTATCCCAAGCAAGATGGTTCCTGAGCTTGCTTCGTTAATCAATTGA